The following are encoded in a window of Massilia sp. R2A-15 genomic DNA:
- the leuS gene encoding leucine--tRNA ligase: MQDKYSPADVEQAAQSHWKAIDAYKAVENDPRFPKGKYYACSMLPYPSGKLHMGHVRNYTINDVMYRYLRMNGYNVLMPMGWDAFGMPAENAAMANNVPPAQWTYANIAHMREQMESMGLAIDWSREMTACKPEYYKWNQWMFLKMLEKGIIYKKTGTVNWDPIDQTVLANEQVVDGRGWRSGALIEKREIPMYYARITDYADELLDFVDSKLPGWPERVRVMQANWIGKSVGVRFAFPHHIKDSDGELINGGKLYVFTTRADTIMGVTFCAVAPEHALAAHAAKNNPELAAFIAECKLGSVIEADMATMEKKGMPTGLFVDHPLTGEKVEVWVGNYVLITYGDGAVMGVPAHDERDFAFAAKYQLPVKQVVAVEGEEFSLDGWKEWYGDKERGTLVNSGKYDGLDYNAAVNAIAGDLSGMGLGEKKITFRLRDWGISRQRYWGTPIPMIHCADCGTVPVPEKDLPVVLPEDCVPDGSGNPLNKHEAFLKCDCPQCGKPARRETDTMDTFVDSSWYYMRYTSPGSNDAMVDARNDYWMPMDQYIGGIEHAVMHLLYARFWTKIMRDLGLVKFDEPFVNLLTQGMVLNETYYREDEAGKKTWFNPADIDLSLDDKGRPQGALLKSDGQKVEIGGTEKMSKSKNNGIDPAAQISQYGADTARLFTMFASPPEQTLEWSDSGVEGASRFLRRVWAYAYAQSSRIASELANPSKDALNDAQKTLRREIHKILQQADYDLKRIQYNTVVSACMKMLNLMESAKLEAGAASDAVIAEGLSIFLRVLNPVAPHITHVLWQELGYAGDILDAQWPQVDPAALEQSEIEMMIQVNGKLRGSIMVAKGADKAAIEAAALACEAAQKYIESTPKKVIVVPGKLVNIVV, from the coding sequence ATGCAAGATAAATATAGTCCCGCCGACGTCGAACAAGCCGCCCAATCGCACTGGAAGGCGATCGATGCCTACAAGGCGGTCGAGAACGACCCGCGTTTCCCGAAGGGCAAGTACTACGCTTGCTCGATGCTGCCTTACCCATCGGGCAAGCTGCACATGGGACACGTGCGCAACTATACGATCAACGACGTGATGTACCGCTACCTGCGCATGAACGGCTACAACGTGCTCATGCCGATGGGCTGGGACGCGTTCGGCATGCCGGCCGAGAACGCCGCGATGGCCAACAACGTGCCGCCGGCGCAGTGGACCTACGCCAACATCGCCCACATGCGCGAGCAGATGGAGTCGATGGGACTGGCGATCGACTGGTCGCGCGAGATGACCGCGTGCAAGCCCGAATACTACAAGTGGAACCAGTGGATGTTCCTCAAGATGCTCGAAAAGGGCATCATCTACAAGAAAACCGGCACCGTGAACTGGGATCCGATCGACCAGACCGTGCTGGCCAACGAGCAGGTCGTCGACGGCCGCGGCTGGCGTTCCGGCGCGCTGATCGAAAAGCGCGAGATCCCGATGTACTACGCGCGCATCACCGACTACGCCGACGAACTGCTCGATTTCGTCGACAGCAAGCTGCCCGGCTGGCCGGAGCGCGTGCGCGTGATGCAGGCCAACTGGATCGGCAAATCGGTCGGCGTGCGCTTCGCCTTCCCGCACCACATCAAGGACAGCGACGGTGAGCTGATCAATGGCGGCAAACTGTACGTGTTCACCACCCGCGCCGACACCATCATGGGCGTGACCTTCTGCGCCGTGGCGCCGGAACACGCGCTGGCCGCGCACGCCGCAAAGAACAACCCGGAACTGGCCGCCTTCATCGCCGAGTGCAAGCTGGGCTCCGTGATCGAAGCCGACATGGCAACGATGGAGAAGAAGGGCATGCCGACCGGCCTGTTCGTCGACCATCCGCTGACCGGCGAGAAGGTCGAAGTCTGGGTCGGCAACTACGTCCTGATCACCTACGGCGACGGCGCCGTGATGGGCGTGCCGGCGCACGACGAGCGCGACTTCGCCTTCGCCGCCAAGTACCAGCTGCCGGTCAAGCAGGTGGTCGCCGTCGAAGGCGAGGAGTTCTCGCTGGACGGCTGGAAGGAATGGTACGGCGACAAGGAGCGCGGCACGCTGGTCAACTCGGGCAAATACGATGGCCTCGATTACAACGCCGCCGTCAACGCGATCGCCGGCGACCTGTCCGGCATGGGCCTGGGCGAGAAGAAGATCACCTTCCGCCTGCGCGACTGGGGCATCTCGCGCCAGCGCTACTGGGGCACGCCGATCCCGATGATCCACTGCGCCGACTGCGGCACCGTGCCGGTGCCCGAGAAGGACCTGCCGGTGGTGCTGCCCGAGGACTGCGTCCCGGACGGCAGCGGCAATCCGCTCAACAAGCACGAAGCCTTCCTTAAGTGCGACTGCCCGCAGTGCGGCAAGCCGGCGCGCCGCGAGACCGACACGATGGACACCTTCGTCGATTCGTCGTGGTACTACATGCGCTATACCTCGCCAGGCTCGAACGACGCCATGGTCGACGCCCGCAACGACTACTGGATGCCAATGGACCAGTACATCGGCGGCATCGAGCACGCCGTCATGCACCTGCTGTACGCGCGCTTCTGGACCAAGATCATGCGCGACCTGGGCCTGGTCAAGTTCGACGAGCCCTTCGTCAACCTGCTCACCCAGGGCATGGTGCTGAACGAGACCTACTACCGCGAAGACGAAGCGGGCAAGAAGACCTGGTTCAACCCGGCCGACATCGACCTGTCGCTCGACGACAAGGGCCGTCCGCAAGGCGCGCTGCTCAAGTCCGACGGCCAGAAGGTTGAAATCGGCGGCACCGAGAAGATGTCGAAGTCGAAGAACAACGGCATCGATCCGGCCGCGCAGATCAGCCAGTACGGCGCCGACACCGCGCGCCTGTTCACCATGTTCGCCTCGCCGCCTGAGCAGACGCTCGAGTGGTCCGACAGCGGCGTCGAAGGCGCCAGCCGCTTCCTGCGCCGCGTGTGGGCCTACGCGTACGCGCAGTCGTCGCGCATCGCCTCCGAACTGGCCAACCCGTCGAAGGACGCGCTGAACGACGCGCAGAAAACGCTGCGCCGCGAGATCCACAAGATCCTGCAGCAGGCCGACTATGACCTCAAGCGGATCCAGTACAACACCGTGGTGTCGGCCTGCATGAAGATGCTCAACCTGATGGAGTCGGCCAAGCTGGAAGCCGGCGCCGCGTCCGACGCGGTGATCGCTGAAGGCCTGTCGATCTTCCTGCGCGTGCTCAACCCGGTCGCGCCGCACATCACCCACGTGCTGTGGCAGGAGCTGGGCTACGCCGGCGACATCCTCGACGCGCAATGGCCGCAGGTCGATCCGGCCGCGCTGGAGCAGTCCGAGATCGAAATGATGATCCAGGTGAACGGCAAGCTGCGCGGCTCCATCATGGTCGCCAAGGGCGCCGACAAGGCCGCGATCGAAGCGGCCGCGCTGGCCTGCGAGGCGGCGCAGAAGTACATCGAGTCGACGCCGAAGAAGGTGATCGTCGTGCCGGGCAAGCTGGTCAACATCGTGGTCTGA
- a CDS encoding barstar family protein: MAIAELNGAAIDGAESFHAASKAAFGFPDTYGNTMDAWVDCLSYLRDEDAMSKFRLKPNEVLEIVVKDAAVMREKAPDLLDEMTYCVAGINERYEDYGEKPALKLVLR; this comes from the coding sequence ATGGCAATCGCAGAACTGAACGGCGCGGCAATCGACGGCGCGGAAAGCTTCCACGCCGCGTCGAAGGCCGCGTTCGGCTTTCCCGACACCTACGGCAACACGATGGACGCCTGGGTCGATTGCCTGAGCTACCTGCGCGACGAAGACGCCATGAGCAAGTTCCGCCTCAAGCCGAACGAGGTGCTGGAAATCGTCGTCAAGGACGCCGCCGTCATGCGCGAGAAGGCGCCCGACCTGCTCGACGAGATGACCTACTGCGTCGCCGGCATCAACGAGCGCTATGAAGACTACGGCGAGAAGCCGGCGCTGAAGCTGGTGCTGCGCTGA
- the lptE gene encoding LPS assembly lipoprotein LptE → MNTRRSSLLRAGATLMLALALTACGFQLRGANGQYHMPFQSIYLGFSDTSPLGIELRRNLRGADAVVVVTDAAKAEAKLDVVTETRAKTILSLNSQGRVREYLLTYTLVFRVRDAKDAELLPNTEISLKRSIAFNENQTLAKESEEALLYRDMQSDLVQQILRRLAAIKRV, encoded by the coding sequence ATGAACACCCGCCGATCTTCCCTGCTGCGCGCCGGCGCCACCCTGATGCTGGCGCTGGCTTTGACCGCCTGCGGCTTCCAGCTGCGCGGCGCGAACGGCCAGTATCACATGCCGTTTCAGAGCATCTACCTGGGCTTTTCCGACACCTCGCCGCTCGGCATCGAGCTGCGCCGCAACCTGCGTGGCGCCGACGCGGTGGTGGTGGTGACCGATGCGGCCAAGGCGGAAGCGAAGCTCGACGTCGTGACCGAGACGCGCGCCAAGACCATCCTGTCGCTCAACAGCCAGGGCCGGGTGCGCGAGTACCTGCTCACCTACACGCTGGTGTTCCGCGTGCGCGACGCCAAGGATGCCGAGCTGCTGCCCAATACCGAGATCTCGCTGAAGCGCAGCATTGCGTTCAACGAGAACCAGACGCTGGCCAAGGAATCGGAAGAAGCGCTGCTGTACCGCGACATGCAGTCCGATCTGGTGCAGCAGATCCTGCGCCGGCTCGCGGCGATCAAGCGGGTATAA